Within Macrobrachium nipponense isolate FS-2020 chromosome 20, ASM1510439v2, whole genome shotgun sequence, the genomic segment TCCTTCTGCGTTGCTGTGGCTCTTGGCCAGAATGTGATTCAGTCAAAACCAAATGTTAGAAATCTGCCTGCAGACGTCCGTCCACGTTAGTATTTTTCATAATTGTTTCTATAATTGATAAATTGTCAAGAAATACATTACAATAAGCCTTGAATTAATCGTCCCTGTTCATTTCATAGCTTCCTCCATGAAACAACCTCTGTTCTTGGGTTGTTTCCAAAATATGTAAAGTAAAGTAATTGAATATCTATATTTCATGAACTGTCTAAATAATGGCACAGTTTCGTGTATTATCAGGACGAATGTGCTTATCTAAATCATTAATGAATATTATCTCGTCGAACAGAGGCTCCGGGTCAATGCTACGGATTCACTGCCAGAAGGGCCTTCCCTGTGGGTCAGTCTTGGCAACTGACTCCCTTCTGTGGCAGAGCCACTTGCCTCCAGCAAGGGAACCAGCTGTTCGAAAAGGTGGAAGACTGCGGCTTTGAGCCCAAGCCATCTCCTGGCTGCCGAGTCGTGAACGAAGCCGACCAAGCTAAGCCATACCCAGCCTGCTGCCCCGCGTACCAATGCCAGCCAGGTGCCACCCTTCAGTACCCAACTGAGCAAGAACTGAGGGCTGCTGCTCAGCAAAATGCTCAAGCTGCACAGGGTGCACAAGGATAATTACTCGGTCACAAAAAGTCAGTCTTCAAGGAGCTTCAATGTACCAAGAGTGTAACTTTTATGACCAAAACAGTTAATTTGCACAGAATCTTCATTCTTCAAAGGACTAACTAATTTCAATAGCACAATAAGCCTTGGGTATTTTATTCAAGGAGCATTCATCGAAAGCATTTCTGTAATCTTTTCTAACTAATATAATGTTTCAGAACATAATCCTACCATACTGATGCATTAGAGTTGATTGTTGAAAGAAATGTTGTAAAAATGCATTTAGCATagtctggaaaatatatttttcatacattaatAAAGGAAATTCCTTCTCTTAATTTTATGTTTCATGAAACCCTTTTTAAATATTCAAGCTTACGAATATGGAGAGAAATTACTGGGATTGTTGCAAAGTGCTTAGAAAAACTTATGGAATATCAataataca encodes:
- the LOC135220789 gene encoding uncharacterized protein LOC135220789; the protein is MKFLIVASFCVAVALGQNVIQSKPNVRNLPADVRPQAPGQCYGFTARRAFPVGQSWQLTPFCGRATCLQQGNQLFEKVEDCGFEPKPSPGCRVVNEADQAKPYPACCPAYQCQPGATLQYPTEQELRAAAQQNAQAAQGAQG